Proteins from one Listeria innocua genomic window:
- a CDS encoding MucBP domain-containing protein, with protein sequence MKKKYFLCVFAVILFFTGFLFGNSPVNAAETDTSNVTYNYIDISTLTETQKNSIIKGNPNETLTNDYENYSFVYQKNTSEPTTNTDNTSDNNKNQNGTLLKAGDVGPNSYLIILGFILFGSGIGLLTLKKRHARQLLVFLVLLGGSSLLVGSIVQATENSNLKTQESQTVAKGTKETKQPESMEGYTYVGYIHTSKNNTPPVVEKGTVTVNYQDEQGNSLATSETLEGDIDQPYQTATKNIEGYQLKEVNGNTTGTFTEKAQVVTYVYQKVPLATVTVKYLDQDGNKIHDPQTISGNIGEPYDASTDKYKLQIDGYTLDTTKLPNNANGTFTNQAIEVTYIYTKEAQDVKITIKFVDSNGDPFVLTDLTTYKNGDLVPIYPNLDQYHMRLNYNQEIYNQGEAVPDIVIPAKEGETYSLPERMTFNILDDQGKQIPYVISQNADLSSTGIERWENYQSIPTNREGTLTSEDVVVTYQILVYGVMIPEP encoded by the coding sequence ATGAAGAAAAAATACTTTCTTTGCGTATTCGCAGTAATATTATTTTTCACAGGTTTTCTTTTTGGAAATTCACCGGTGAATGCTGCTGAAACTGATACAAGCAATGTGACGTATAATTACATTGATATCAGCACATTAACAGAAACGCAAAAAAATAGTATTATCAAAGGAAATCCAAACGAGACACTTACAAATGATTATGAAAATTATTCCTTTGTGTATCAAAAAAACACATCAGAACCAACTACAAATACAGATAATACTTCTGACAATAATAAAAATCAAAATGGGACACTATTAAAAGCGGGAGATGTTGGCCCAAATAGTTATTTAATCATCCTAGGGTTTATTTTATTCGGAAGTGGTATTGGACTTCTTACATTGAAAAAAAGACACGCCAGACAGCTGCTAGTATTTCTTGTTCTCCTTGGCGGTAGTAGTTTGTTAGTTGGGTCGATTGTCCAAGCAACAGAAAATAGTAACTTAAAAACTCAAGAATCTCAAACAGTTGCAAAAGGAACGAAAGAAACGAAACAACCCGAATCAATGGAAGGGTATACGTATGTAGGATATATACACACAAGTAAAAATAATACACCGCCCGTAGTTGAAAAAGGGACTGTAACTGTAAACTATCAGGATGAACAAGGAAATTCACTGGCGACTAGTGAAACACTCGAAGGCGACATTGACCAACCATATCAGACTGCAACGAAAAATATTGAGGGATACCAATTAAAAGAAGTGAACGGAAATACAACAGGAACTTTTACAGAGAAAGCGCAAGTTGTTACTTATGTTTATCAAAAAGTGCCTTTAGCTACCGTAACTGTTAAATACCTCGATCAAGATGGAAACAAAATCCATGATCCACAAACAATTAGCGGTAATATTGGCGAACCATATGATGCTTCAACAGATAAATACAAATTACAAATTGATGGATACACATTAGATACAACGAAACTGCCAAACAATGCAAATGGTACTTTCACTAATCAAGCTATAGAAGTAACGTATATCTATACGAAAGAAGCGCAAGATGTTAAAATAACAATTAAATTTGTTGATAGCAATGGGGATCCATTTGTTTTAACGGATTTAACAACTTATAAAAACGGCGATTTAGTACCTATTTATCCTAATTTAGACCAATATCATATGAGATTAAATTACAATCAAGAAATTTATAATCAAGGTGAAGCGGTGCCTGATATTGTTATTCCAGCTAAAGAAGGGGAAACATATTCGTTACCGGAAAGAATGACCTTTAATATACTGGATGATCAAGGGAAACAAATCCCCTACGTTATTTCGCAAAATGCCGATCTCAGTAGTACCGGGATTGAGAGGTGGGAAAACTACCAAAGTATACCAACCAATCGCGAAGGAACACTGACTAGCGAAGATGTGGTGGTTACGTATCAGATACTTGTTTATGGGGTTATGATTCCTGAGCCATAA
- a CDS encoding threonine/serine exporter family protein has protein sequence MSNETTDYLLETCLMAGKIMMESGAEMYRVEDTMNRIATIASNKKGISFVTPTGLFMSLEGERNVQLQQIPTRTINLEKVSMVNEFSRDFAEKRISLKELHTKLVNLDKDVRYFPIWLQIIAASLVSGSLMVIFGGGWFDFIPTCIIGAIGFIIFYYTQIFMKVKFLAEFLASLSVGLLAVLTISIGWGINLDTMIIGGVMPLVPGVPITNAVRDLIAGHLLSGMARGTEALLTSCAIGIGIAVVFRFFL, from the coding sequence ATGTCGAATGAAACAACAGATTATTTACTGGAAACATGTTTGATGGCCGGTAAAATAATGATGGAAAGTGGTGCAGAAATGTATCGTGTGGAAGATACTATGAACCGCATCGCCACCATCGCTAGTAATAAAAAAGGGATTAGTTTCGTGACGCCAACTGGGCTTTTTATGTCACTTGAAGGTGAGCGTAATGTACAATTACAGCAAATCCCAACACGAACAATTAATTTAGAAAAAGTATCTATGGTCAATGAATTTTCCAGGGATTTCGCTGAAAAGAGAATTTCCTTAAAAGAATTACATACAAAACTCGTTAATTTAGATAAAGATGTTCGCTACTTCCCTATTTGGTTGCAAATTATTGCTGCCTCACTTGTTAGTGGATCGTTGATGGTTATTTTTGGCGGTGGTTGGTTTGATTTTATTCCAACTTGTATCATTGGTGCGATTGGTTTTATCATTTTTTACTATACGCAGATTTTTATGAAGGTAAAGTTTCTCGCGGAATTTTTAGCTTCATTGAGTGTTGGGCTTTTAGCTGTTTTGACGATTTCGATTGGTTGGGGAATTAATTTAGATACGATGATTATTGGTGGCGTGATGCCGCTTGTTCCCGGGGTGCCGATTACGAATGCGGTTCGAGATTTGATTGCTGGGCATTTGCTTAGTGGAATGGCACGCGGAACGGAAGCGCTACTTACTTCTTGTGCAATAGGAATTGGAATCGCGGTTGTTTTCCGCTTTTTCTTATAA
- a CDS encoding YdbC family protein, which yields MANIEYEIIEEIGVLSENARGWRKELNKVSWNGRPPKYDIRDWSEDHEKMGKGITLTDEEAEALKKLLD from the coding sequence TTGGCAAATATTGAATATGAAATCATAGAAGAAATAGGCGTATTATCCGAAAATGCACGTGGTTGGCGGAAGGAATTAAACAAAGTAAGCTGGAACGGTCGTCCGCCTAAATATGACATCCGCGACTGGTCAGAGGATCATGAAAAAATGGGAAAAGGGATTACACTAACTGATGAAGAGGCAGAAGCACTAAAAAAACTGTTAGATTAA
- the secA2 gene encoding accessory Sec system translocase SecA2, with product MRQNYDDRKIVKQYREIARQIVRKEGLYKNMDQDELREQTNFWREKFKTKPMTERDKINIFALAREAASRIIGLDAVVVQLIGALVLGDGKVAEMKTGEGKTLMSLFVMFIEVMRGNRVHLVTANEYLARRDREEIGQVLEYLGISVALNESGLDKDQKKAIYTADVIYGTASEFGFDYLRDNMVRQKEDKVQSGLDFVLIDEADSILIDEARTPLLISDRKEEDLSLYQTANELVQTMMKDDYEIEEHKRFVWLNDAGIERAQKFWGVESLYSAEAQVELRITMLLMRAHFLMHKDKDYVVLDGEVLIIDPHTGRALPGRRFNDGLHQAIEAKEGVEVKEESRTLATITIQNYFRMYKRLSGMTGTAKTEEEEFRQIYNMDVVVIPTNLRVNREDMPDDIFYTKKEKGRAIVYEVSWRYEKGQPTLIGTSSIKSNEWISSLLDAAGIPHQVLNAKNHAQEAEIIAKAGKRGMVTLATNMAGRGTDIKLDPDVHKLGGLAVIGTERHESRRIDLQLMGRSGRRGDPGFSKFMISLEDDLLEQFESKSWEKLSTKLKRKAPRDGKPVNSRKIHSVIVDAQKRLEGANYDIRKDLLSYDEVIDLQRKMVYKERDQLLERNKLGVSSEKILREVAEYSFIHPLELEEEELEKYYSRQKELLGGTKFPISFDQVTLMDPVEVVEEIVAWHKKERNKFPVETITAIEKEVYLNLMDQMWVMHLDAMVQLREGIHLRAYGQQDPLVMYQKEGAQLFEKFQADYHFYFAHALLELDPDGLIQG from the coding sequence ATGAGACAGAATTATGATGATCGCAAAATTGTGAAACAGTATCGAGAAATAGCCCGTCAAATCGTTAGAAAAGAGGGCTTATATAAAAATATGGACCAAGATGAACTTCGCGAACAAACGAATTTTTGGCGCGAAAAATTCAAGACAAAACCAATGACTGAACGAGATAAGATTAATATTTTTGCATTAGCAAGAGAAGCGGCAAGTAGAATTATTGGTTTGGATGCCGTGGTCGTTCAATTAATTGGTGCGCTTGTTCTTGGTGATGGCAAAGTGGCAGAAATGAAAACCGGTGAAGGTAAAACATTGATGTCTTTATTTGTGATGTTTATCGAAGTGATGCGTGGCAACCGTGTTCACCTTGTTACTGCGAATGAATATTTAGCAAGACGGGACCGGGAAGAAATCGGACAAGTGTTAGAATATCTAGGTATTTCAGTTGCTTTAAACGAATCTGGTTTGGATAAAGATCAGAAAAAAGCGATTTATACAGCAGATGTCATTTATGGAACAGCTTCTGAATTTGGTTTTGATTATTTACGTGATAATATGGTCCGTCAAAAAGAAGATAAGGTACAAAGTGGACTTGATTTTGTTTTAATCGATGAGGCAGATTCCATTTTAATAGATGAAGCAAGGACTCCTTTACTTATTTCTGATCGTAAAGAAGAAGATTTATCGCTTTATCAAACGGCAAATGAACTCGTGCAAACGATGATGAAAGATGATTATGAAATAGAAGAACATAAGCGTTTTGTCTGGTTGAATGATGCGGGGATTGAAAGAGCTCAAAAATTTTGGGGCGTTGAATCACTTTATTCCGCGGAAGCACAGGTGGAACTTCGAATTACAATGCTTCTAATGCGTGCTCATTTTTTGATGCATAAAGATAAAGACTATGTCGTTCTTGATGGGGAAGTTTTAATTATCGACCCGCATACTGGTCGCGCGCTTCCAGGTCGTCGCTTTAATGATGGACTTCACCAAGCTATTGAAGCAAAAGAAGGCGTGGAAGTAAAAGAAGAATCGCGCACGCTTGCGACAATTACAATTCAAAACTATTTCCGAATGTATAAGAGACTCTCTGGTATGACAGGTACGGCGAAAACCGAAGAAGAAGAATTTCGGCAAATTTACAATATGGATGTTGTCGTAATACCAACAAATTTACGCGTCAATCGTGAAGATATGCCCGATGACATTTTTTATACGAAAAAGGAAAAAGGAAGAGCGATTGTTTATGAAGTTTCTTGGCGTTATGAAAAAGGTCAGCCAACACTAATCGGAACTTCTTCTATTAAAAGTAACGAGTGGATTAGTAGTCTGCTTGATGCTGCAGGAATTCCTCACCAAGTTTTAAATGCTAAAAACCACGCCCAAGAAGCGGAAATTATTGCCAAAGCCGGGAAACGTGGCATGGTAACTTTAGCAACGAATATGGCTGGACGAGGAACGGATATAAAGTTAGATCCGGATGTTCATAAACTCGGTGGATTAGCAGTAATCGGGACAGAACGCCACGAGAGTCGTCGTATTGATTTACAGTTAATGGGGCGTTCAGGTAGACGTGGTGACCCCGGTTTTAGTAAGTTTATGATTTCATTAGAAGATGATTTATTAGAGCAGTTTGAAAGTAAGAGTTGGGAAAAACTGTCTACGAAACTTAAGCGTAAAGCACCTCGTGATGGAAAACCTGTTAACTCGCGTAAAATTCACTCTGTCATTGTAGATGCTCAAAAACGTTTAGAAGGTGCAAATTACGATATTCGGAAAGATTTGCTTTCTTACGATGAAGTAATCGATTTACAACGGAAAATGGTTTATAAAGAGCGCGATCAACTGTTAGAACGAAATAAACTAGGTGTTTCTTCTGAAAAAATTCTTCGAGAAGTCGCGGAATATTCATTTATTCATCCACTTGAACTTGAGGAAGAAGAGCTGGAGAAATACTATAGTCGTCAAAAAGAATTACTTGGTGGCACTAAATTCCCAATTTCCTTCGATCAAGTGACATTAATGGACCCAGTTGAGGTTGTGGAAGAAATAGTTGCTTGGCATAAGAAAGAACGTAATAAATTCCCAGTTGAAACAATTACTGCAATTGAAAAAGAAGTGTATTTAAACTTGATGGACCAAATGTGGGTAATGCATCTTGACGCTATGGTTCAATTACGGGAAGGAATTCATTTACGCGCATATGGACAGCAAGATCCGCTCGTTATGTATCAAAAAGAAGGTGCTCAATTATTTGAGAAATTCCAAGCTGACTATCATTTCTATTTTGCACATGCTTTACTTGAATTAGATCCAGATGGATTGATTCAAGGATAA
- a CDS encoding invasion associated endopeptidase — protein sequence MKKATIAATAGIAVTAFAAPTIASASTVVVEAGDTLWGIAQSKGTTVDAIKKANNLTTDKIVPGQKLQVNEVATEEKAEKSVSATWLNVRSGAGVDHSILTSIKGGTKVTVETTESNGWHKITYNDGKTGYVNGKYLTDKATSTPVVKQEVKKETTQQVKPATEAKTEVKQPTTQQTAPAPKAAETKEAPVVDQNATTHNVKSGDTIWALSVKYGVSVQDIMSWNNLSSSSIYVGQKLAIKQPTKTVAPKAETKTQAPAAEKQTAPAVKENSNANTATTEKKETATEQQTTTKAPTQAAKPAPAPSTNTNKTNTTNNNTNASTPSKNTNTNTNTNTNTNTNQGSTNNASASALIAEAQKHLGKAYSWGGNGPTTFDCSGFTKYVFAKSGISLPRTSGAQYASTTRISESQAKPGDLVFFDYGSGISHVGIYVGNGQMINAQDNGVKYDNIHGAGWGKFLVGFGRV from the coding sequence ATGAAAAAAGCAACTATCGCGGCTACAGCTGGGATTGCGGTTACAGCATTTGCTGCACCAACTATCGCATCCGCAAGCACAGTAGTAGTTGAAGCTGGAGATACACTTTGGGGTATCGCTCAGAGCAAAGGGACTACTGTTGACGCCATTAAAAAAGCAAACAATTTAACCACTGATAAAATCGTACCAGGTCAAAAACTACAAGTAAACGAGGTTGCTACTGAAGAAAAAGCAGAGAAATCTGTTAGCGCAACTTGGCTTAATGTACGTTCTGGCGCTGGAGTTGACCACAGCATTCTTACTTCCATTAAAGGTGGAACCAAAGTAACTGTTGAAACAACAGAATCAAACGGTTGGCACAAAATTACTTACAATGATGGAAAAACTGGTTACGTTAACGGTAAATACTTAACAGACAAAGCAACTAGCACTCCAGTTGTTAAACAAGAAGTGAAAAAAGAAACGACACAACAAGTTAAACCTGCTACAGAAGCAAAAACAGAAGTAAAACAACCAACTACACAACAAACTGCTCCTGCACCAAAAGCAGCTGAAACTAAAGAAGCTCCAGTAGTAGACCAAAATGCTACTACACATAACGTTAAAAGCGGCGACACAATTTGGGCATTATCCGTGAAGTACGGTGTTTCTGTTCAAGATATTATGTCATGGAATAATTTATCTTCTTCTTCTATTTATGTAGGTCAAAAATTAGCTATTAAACAACCAACTAAAACAGTAGCTCCAAAAGCAGAAACAAAAACTCAAGCTCCTGCAGCTGAAAAACAAACAGCTCCAGCAGTAAAAGAAAATTCAAATGCGAATACTGCTACTACTGAGAAAAAAGAAACTGCAACGGAACAACAAACAACTACTAAAGCACCAACTCAAGCTGCGAAACCAGCTCCTGCTCCGTCTACTAACACAAATAAAACAAACACAACAAACAACAATACAAATGCAAGCACACCATCAAAAAACACAAACACAAATACTAACACGAACACGAATACTAACACAAACCAAGGTTCCACTAACAATGCGAGCGCAAGTGCTTTAATCGCTGAAGCTCAAAAACATCTTGGAAAAGCTTACTCTTGGGGTGGTAACGGACCAACTACATTTGATTGCTCCGGTTTCACTAAATATGTATTCGCTAAATCTGGAATTTCTCTTCCACGTACTTCTGGCGCACAATACGCTAGCACTACAAGAATTTCCGAATCACAAGCAAAACCTGGTGATTTAGTATTCTTTGACTATGGTAGCGGAATTTCTCACGTTGGTATTTACGTTGGTAATGGTCAAATGATTAACGCGCAAGACAATGGCGTTAAGTATGATAATATCCACGGCGCTGGCTGGGGTAAATTCCTAGTTGGATTCGGTCGCGTATAA
- a CDS encoding threonine/serine exporter family protein, protein MDLVWTIIIQLVLSYVATVTFAIITNVPKRALNACGITGTFGWMAYWTLMQMDSGTGASSLAGAFVVAILSHFFAKHKKMPITIFNVPGIVPLVPGGLAYQAVRNFVLGDYTEAIGFSVQVTVVAGAIAAGLMLSEVFNHSIRAFRGRKERI, encoded by the coding sequence ATGGATTTAGTTTGGACTATTATTATTCAATTAGTGCTGAGTTACGTTGCGACGGTGACGTTTGCGATTATTACAAATGTGCCAAAAAGAGCGCTGAATGCTTGCGGGATTACAGGAACATTTGGCTGGATGGCTTATTGGACTTTGATGCAAATGGATTCTGGAACAGGGGCGTCTTCCCTCGCCGGCGCTTTCGTCGTCGCAATTCTGAGTCACTTTTTTGCAAAACATAAAAAAATGCCGATTACGATATTTAACGTTCCCGGAATTGTGCCACTCGTTCCCGGGGGCCTCGCTTACCAAGCTGTGCGCAATTTTGTGTTAGGTGATTATACGGAAGCAATTGGTTTTTCTGTACAAGTTACAGTGGTTGCTGGCGCTATAGCAGCGGGATTAATGCTCTCGGAAGTATTCAATCATAGTATTAGGGCATTTCGTGGACGTAAAGAACGTATTTAA
- a CDS encoding GntR family transcriptional regulator yields the protein MAQNQTKYSFIAEEIRKRIMNHAYPLNQPIPDEITLAKEFDCSRMTMKKALEVLVLEGLLYRKRGHGTFIIKSALDADRLQIHNQEVNGFTKLLNGKKVISKVIEFKVIFPTEEIAERLHIEMETPIYDILRVRLVKDEPYVLEHTYMPVGVIPGINQQILEGSIYSYIQDELNLKIASSYKQIRADKATLLDQQYLDCASDDPVVEVEQTVYLNNGLAFEFSRSRHRYDKFVFTTVNIARR from the coding sequence GTGGCTCAGAACCAGACAAAATATAGCTTTATTGCTGAAGAAATCCGCAAAAGAATTATGAATCACGCCTATCCGCTTAATCAACCTATTCCTGATGAGATAACTTTGGCGAAAGAGTTTGATTGTAGTCGAATGACAATGAAAAAAGCACTGGAAGTCCTTGTTCTTGAAGGCTTACTATATCGTAAACGCGGACATGGTACTTTCATTATCAAATCGGCGCTGGACGCGGACCGCTTGCAGATTCATAACCAAGAGGTAAACGGCTTCACTAAACTTTTGAACGGCAAGAAAGTCATTAGCAAAGTAATTGAGTTTAAAGTCATCTTTCCAACAGAAGAAATTGCAGAACGTCTTCATATCGAAATGGAAACGCCAATCTATGATATTCTTCGTGTTCGGCTAGTGAAAGATGAGCCGTATGTGCTAGAACATACGTATATGCCGGTTGGGGTTATCCCAGGTATCAATCAGCAAATTTTAGAAGGTTCGATTTACTCTTATATTCAAGATGAACTGAACCTAAAAATTGCTAGTTCCTACAAACAAATTCGCGCGGATAAAGCGACACTGCTTGATCAGCAATACCTCGACTGCGCTTCTGATGACCCCGTTGTCGAAGTAGAACAAACCGTTTATTTAAACAACGGTCTCGCGTTTGAGTTTTCCAGATCGCGCCACCGTTATGATAAATTCGTGTTTACTACCGTTAATATTGCTAGACGTTGA
- a CDS encoding AI-2E family transporter, translating to MKGTLTKFKQFFIENKFVLGLLIFLLVALDIYVLTKIAFIFDPLMVILKTVAAPIILAGISYYLFNPIIDWLEKKKWKRGWAIALLYLVIIGLIILLFSFVIPAVKDQIVSLFKSFPGYWDQITQKFDEFSRSSLFDQIKDKLSTNMSDIMKTLSTKGTSVINSAITSIGSIVGTVTEVVLAIVTTPLVLFYLLKDGKKLPDFLLKMLPVNGRAHTRQVLGEANHQISSYIRGQIIVSLCIGILLFIGYLIIGLPYALTLAIIAACTSIVPYLGPAIAITPAIIIAIVTSPWLLIKLIIVWCVVQLLEGKFISPQVMGKTLKVHPITILFVILVAGNLFGILGVIFAVPGYAVLKVVVTHVFIWFKRVSGLYGEQPESEYVVTPPEEKE from the coding sequence GTGAAGGGGACATTAACAAAATTCAAACAGTTTTTTATTGAGAACAAGTTTGTACTAGGACTATTAATTTTCTTGCTAGTAGCGCTTGATATTTATGTATTAACAAAGATTGCCTTTATTTTTGATCCACTAATGGTAATTCTTAAAACCGTTGCTGCGCCAATTATTTTAGCGGGAATTTCCTATTACTTATTTAACCCAATAATTGACTGGCTTGAGAAAAAAAAGTGGAAGCGAGGCTGGGCAATTGCCTTGTTATACTTAGTAATTATCGGTTTAATCATTCTATTATTTAGTTTTGTTATTCCAGCAGTGAAAGATCAAATTGTTAGCTTATTTAAATCTTTCCCAGGTTATTGGGATCAAATCACCCAAAAATTTGACGAATTTAGTCGTTCGAGCTTGTTTGATCAAATAAAAGATAAATTAAGCACTAATATGAGCGATATTATGAAAACTCTTTCGACTAAAGGAACTTCCGTTATTAATAGCGCGATTACAAGTATTGGAAGTATTGTTGGAACGGTTACCGAAGTTGTACTAGCAATTGTAACTACACCGCTTGTATTATTTTACTTATTAAAAGATGGGAAAAAATTACCGGATTTCCTATTAAAAATGTTGCCTGTAAATGGTCGTGCGCATACTCGCCAAGTACTTGGTGAAGCAAACCACCAAATTAGTTCTTATATTCGTGGACAAATTATTGTTAGTTTATGTATTGGTATTCTGTTATTTATCGGTTATTTAATTATTGGCTTACCATATGCATTAACGCTTGCGATCATTGCCGCATGTACTAGCATTGTTCCATATTTAGGACCAGCAATCGCAATTACACCAGCTATTATTATCGCAATTGTAACTTCTCCTTGGTTATTAATTAAATTAATTATTGTATGGTGTGTTGTTCAATTATTAGAAGGTAAATTTATTTCGCCTCAAGTAATGGGTAAAACATTAAAAGTACACCCTATTACAATTTTATTCGTTATTTTAGTAGCCGGAAATCTTTTCGGTATACTCGGAGTTATCTTTGCAGTACCAGGTTATGCTGTGCTTAAAGTAGTTGTAACACATGTATTTATTTGGTTCAAACGAGTTTCAGGGCTTTACGGAGAACAACCTGAGAGTGAGTATGTTGTAACGCCTCCTGAAGAAAAAGAATAA
- a CDS encoding alpha/beta hydrolase, with protein sequence MYAYDIYEPIGRKDGEIFPVIFALHGFGGDELDMAGRLELLMDRFVVVSMRGDVEYGPTYGFYHMVTEGDPNAREVDYTSLRVAEFIDEVCNDYVSIDKNQIFLVGFDQGAVLTISIMQSYGGQYKAAALLSGRLPHYLEERPANLMLKDKRIFIGHGIEDAVIQIAEAEEIAQFFQKMGCNVEKHSYFVGHNVNEAEEDDLYSWFESFLPNQNQPVKK encoded by the coding sequence ATGTATGCGTATGATATTTATGAGCCAATTGGGAGAAAAGATGGGGAGATTTTTCCAGTGATATTCGCACTTCACGGTTTTGGTGGAGACGAACTTGATATGGCGGGCCGATTAGAATTATTAATGGACCGCTTTGTAGTAGTTTCTATGCGTGGTGATGTGGAATATGGACCAACTTATGGATTTTATCATATGGTAACAGAGGGCGATCCAAATGCGCGTGAGGTTGATTATACAAGCTTACGGGTAGCAGAATTTATCGATGAGGTTTGTAATGATTATGTCTCCATTGATAAAAATCAAATCTTCCTTGTTGGATTTGATCAAGGAGCCGTTTTAACAATCTCTATAATGCAAAGTTATGGAGGGCAATATAAAGCTGCTGCGCTACTTAGTGGTCGTTTGCCACATTATTTGGAAGAAAGACCCGCTAATTTAATGCTAAAAGATAAACGTATTTTTATCGGTCATGGCATTGAGGATGCAGTTATTCAAATAGCCGAAGCAGAAGAAATTGCTCAGTTTTTCCAGAAAATGGGTTGTAATGTAGAAAAACATAGTTATTTTGTAGGCCATAATGTTAACGAAGCTGAAGAAGACGACTTATACAGCTGGTTTGAAAGTTTCTTGCCAAACCAAAATCAGCCAGTAAAAAAATAA
- a CDS encoding class I SAM-dependent rRNA methyltransferase: protein MKNSIKLKLFPKFTKGYKEGYPLILKERFEKWPKDLQEGDLVELIDTNGQFIARGYHGKQNKGDGWLFTWDKQQQLDEHFLTTVITAAIEKRQFLFADDSTTAFRIFNGEGDGFGGFTADFYDGYLVIQWYSLGVYSFQKMILEIFLSFPEVKGIYEKRRFQEDTKDDFVAGQKATFPLIIKENGINYATYLDDGWMTGIFLDQRDVRRRISEDYAVSKNVLNTFSYTGAFSVAALFGGASKTTSVDVAGRSLSKTKEQLEVNGLDPNSQDIIVEDVFHYFKYALRKKLTFDLVVVDPPSFARTKKVTFRAAKDYPAMLREIIDITAPNGTIIASTNYAGFGMKAFKKLIAEAFQTSDRTYKIVETHSLPADFTVNKNFPEGNYLKVLFLTLDK from the coding sequence ATGAAAAACTCGATAAAACTAAAACTATTTCCTAAGTTTACAAAAGGCTATAAAGAAGGCTATCCTTTAATTCTAAAAGAACGTTTCGAAAAATGGCCAAAAGATCTACAGGAAGGCGACCTAGTAGAATTAATAGATACGAATGGTCAATTTATAGCTCGTGGGTATCACGGAAAACAAAATAAAGGCGATGGCTGGCTTTTCACCTGGGATAAACAACAGCAACTTGATGAGCACTTTTTAACAACTGTAATTACAGCAGCTATCGAAAAGCGTCAATTTTTATTTGCAGATGATTCAACTACAGCTTTTCGAATTTTCAACGGTGAAGGTGATGGCTTTGGCGGCTTCACTGCTGACTTTTATGACGGCTACCTTGTGATTCAGTGGTATAGCCTCGGCGTATACTCTTTCCAAAAAATGATTTTAGAGATTTTCTTATCTTTTCCAGAAGTTAAAGGTATTTACGAAAAAAGACGTTTCCAAGAAGATACAAAAGATGATTTTGTCGCTGGTCAAAAAGCTACTTTCCCGCTGATTATTAAAGAAAATGGCATTAACTATGCTACTTATTTAGATGATGGTTGGATGACTGGAATTTTTCTTGATCAGCGAGACGTACGGAGAAGAATAAGTGAAGACTATGCTGTTTCCAAAAACGTCCTAAACACTTTTTCTTATACTGGAGCGTTTTCCGTAGCAGCTCTATTTGGTGGTGCTAGTAAAACCACCAGTGTGGATGTTGCTGGACGGTCACTTAGTAAAACAAAAGAACAGTTAGAAGTAAATGGACTAGATCCAAATTCTCAGGATATTATCGTAGAAGATGTTTTTCACTATTTTAAATATGCTTTACGGAAAAAACTAACTTTTGATTTAGTCGTTGTTGACCCACCGAGCTTTGCGCGCACTAAAAAAGTAACCTTCCGCGCTGCAAAAGATTACCCAGCTATGCTCCGTGAAATTATTGATATTACTGCTCCAAATGGCACCATTATTGCTTCTACAAACTACGCCGGATTTGGGATGAAAGCATTTAAAAAACTAATTGCCGAAGCGTTTCAAACAAGCGATCGCACTTATAAAATTGTCGAAACGCACTCACTTCCAGCAGACTTCACAGTAAATAAAAACTTTCCTGAAGGGAATTATTTAAAAGTTCTTTTCCTCACTTTGGATAAATAA